In Xiphias gladius isolate SHS-SW01 ecotype Sanya breed wild chromosome 6, ASM1685928v1, whole genome shotgun sequence, a single genomic region encodes these proteins:
- the LOC120791110 gene encoding leukocyte elastase inhibitor-like: MAAISSSNTFFALELLRTLSQGNPAGNIFVSPLSISSALAMVYLGARGDTAAQMARALSFSSGEGVHADFEKLNADINSPSASYILKIANRLYGENTANFLPQFLKATQKYYQADLKAVDFIGAPEVCRGEINSWVEQQTENKIKDLLKPGTVSTMTRLALVNAIYFKGNWMNRFDEANTKEMPFKVSQNETKQVQMMYQMKKLPYNYIPDHGLQILELPYVEEELSMFILLPEESAGSSDPLLKLEKELTQERLDEWTNRENMDVHSEVVVHLPKFKLEEDYELNEPLAKLGMTDVFCAAKADLSGMNGEGGLFLSTVAHKAFVEVNEEGTEAAAATAGMVAFCMLREEHFTADHPFLFFIRHNKTKSILFLGRFSSPQ; the protein is encoded by the exons ATGGCCGCCATCAGCAGCTCAAACACGTTTTTTGCCCTGGAGCTGCTCCGCACTCTGAGCCAAGGGAACCCCGCCGGGAACATCTTCGTCTCTCCGCTGAGCATCAGCTCGGCCCTGGCCATGGTCTACCTGGGGGCTAGAGGGGACACCGCTGCTCAGATGGCGCGG GCCCTGTCGTTCAGCTCGGGCGAAGGCGTCCACGCAGACTTCGAGAAGCTAAACGCGGACATCAACTCGCCATCTGCATCATACATCCTGAAAATAGCCAACCGTCTTTACGGAGAGAATACCGCCAACTTCCTCCCC CAATTCCTCAAAGCCACGCAGAAGTACTACCAGGCGGACCTGAAGGCCGTTGACTTCATCGGGGCTCCAGAGGTGTGCCGGGGGGAGATCAACAGCTGGGTCGAGCagcagacagaaa ATAAGATAAAAGATCTTCTGAAGCCAGGAACAGTCAGTACGATGACAAGACTGGCTCTGGTCAATGCCATCTACTTCAAGGGAAACTGGATGAACCGCTTTGACGAAGCGAACACCAAAGAGATGCCCTTTAAAGTCAGCCAG AATGAGACCAAGCAAGTCCAGATGATGTACCAGATGAAGAAGCTGCCCTACAACTACATCCCCGATCACGGTCTGCAGATCCTGGAGCTGCCGTATGTGGAGGAGGAGCTCAGCATGTTCATCCTGTTGCCCGAGGAGTCCGCGGGCAGCTCTGACCCTCTGCTGAAG CTGGAGAAGGAGCTGACGCAGGAGAGGCTGGATGAATGGACCAACAGGGAAAACATGGACGTCCATTCAGAAGTCGTCGTTCACCTGCCAAAGTTCAAGCTGGAGGAAGACTACGAGCTGAACGAGCCCCTGGCTAAACTGGGCATGACCGACGTGTTCTGCGCGGCAAAAGCAGACCTGTCGGGCATGAACGGCGAAGGAGGACTCTTCCTGTCCACGGTAGCCCACAAGGCCTTCGTGGAGGTGAACGAGGAGGGCACGGAGGCGGCCGCAGCCACAGCTGGCATGGTAGCGTTCTGTATGCTCAGGGAGGAACACTTCACAGCAGACCaccccttcctcttcttcattaGGCACAACAAGACCAAGTCCATCCTCTTCCTCGGCAGGTTCTCGTCTCCTCAGTAG